From a region of the uncultured Draconibacterium sp. genome:
- a CDS encoding DUF4062 domain-containing protein, whose amino-acid sequence MKKLKVFISSVQSEFANERAELASYLRLDPLLGTFFEPFIFEEVPANTHSPGKVYLTEVKESDIYIGLLGTLYGFEDEMGVSPTEREYDQAKAEHIPRWIFIKDIVGADRHPKEIALIRKIEQDVSRKKFSNLDLLKKEVYNSAVLFLKQTGKIESHDFDDSLHPSADIQSLDENKVKEFVVLARNKRNFPLKDTSSVDQVLKHLRMIKNGKLVNSALLAFAPDPQLFFPSSTIKCAHFHGVQVQKPIPDYKEFGGTVFEVADEAVNFVLSKINLSTGTREKSNQVETIYEIPRAVISEAIINAVAHRDYYSKGSIQVSVFRDRIEVTNPGNLPPELNINDLKEPHSSYPHNPLLAGCMFLTGEIERYGTGTLEMFKLTEERGLRPPLIVLDEGFKVTIWRPSAEAIHDAEHDTIHDAEHDNIHDVSELFSEIVELPHRLVLVLKGEMSRTLLMEILELKNRPHFATNYLEPALKEGLIEMTLPEKSTSKNQKYRLTTKGLGLKEKLEGKIRK is encoded by the coding sequence TTGAAAAAACTAAAAGTATTTATATCAAGTGTTCAGAGTGAGTTTGCCAATGAACGGGCAGAGCTGGCAAGTTATCTAAGGCTGGATCCGTTACTTGGAACATTTTTTGAACCTTTTATTTTTGAAGAAGTTCCTGCCAATACTCATTCTCCAGGTAAGGTGTATTTGACTGAAGTAAAGGAATCGGATATTTATATCGGGTTATTGGGAACATTATATGGCTTTGAAGATGAAATGGGTGTTTCGCCAACTGAAAGAGAATATGATCAGGCAAAAGCAGAACATATTCCCAGATGGATTTTTATAAAGGACATTGTTGGAGCAGATCGCCATCCCAAAGAAATTGCCTTAATACGGAAAATTGAGCAGGATGTTTCCAGAAAGAAATTTTCCAATCTTGATTTGTTGAAAAAGGAAGTTTATAATTCAGCAGTTCTGTTTTTAAAGCAAACAGGAAAAATTGAAAGCCACGATTTTGACGATTCGTTACATCCTTCTGCTGACATCCAATCATTGGATGAAAATAAAGTAAAAGAGTTTGTCGTTCTAGCGAGAAATAAGCGAAACTTTCCCTTAAAAGATACATCATCAGTTGATCAAGTGTTGAAACATCTAAGAATGATCAAGAATGGAAAGCTCGTAAACAGTGCTTTACTTGCTTTTGCTCCTGATCCTCAGTTGTTTTTTCCATCATCAACTATTAAATGCGCTCATTTTCACGGAGTACAAGTGCAGAAACCAATTCCTGATTACAAAGAGTTTGGCGGAACTGTATTTGAGGTAGCAGATGAAGCTGTAAATTTTGTTCTTTCTAAAATAAACTTATCGACTGGTACCAGGGAAAAAAGTAATCAGGTTGAGACTATTTACGAAATTCCTCGTGCTGTTATCTCTGAAGCAATTATTAATGCAGTTGCTCACCGTGATTACTATAGCAAAGGGAGTATACAAGTTTCGGTTTTCAGGGATCGAATTGAAGTAACTAATCCTGGTAATTTGCCCCCAGAGTTGAATATTAATGATCTGAAAGAACCACATAGCTCTTATCCTCATAATCCGTTACTCGCAGGTTGTATGTTTTTGACAGGTGAAATTGAACGCTATGGTACGGGAACTCTTGAAATGTTTAAACTCACAGAAGAAAGAGGATTAAGACCACCACTTATTGTTCTTGATGAAGGTTTTAAGGTGACGATTTGGCGACCTTCAGCTGAAGCCATACATGATGCCGAACATGATACCATACATGATGCCGAACATGACAACATACATGACGTATCCGAACTATTTTCGGAGATAGTAGAATTGCCCCATCGTTTAGTATTGGTTTTAAAGGGTGAAATGAGCAGGACTCTGCTGATGGAGATTCTTGAATTGAAGAACAGACCGCACTTTGCAACCAATTATCTTGAACCAGCATTAAAAGAAGGGTTAATTGAAATGACTTTGCCTGAAAAGTCAACTAGTAAAAATCAAAAATATCGATTAACCACCAAAGGATTGGGGTTGAAAGAGAAGTTGGAAGGTAAAATACGGAAATAA
- the sbcD gene encoding exonuclease subunit SbcD produces MKILHTSDWHLGKRLDDFSRLEEQQAVLQEICEIADNEQVDAVLVAGDLFDTFNPPTEAVDLLYKTLKRLTNNGRRSVIAIAGNHDSPDRIEAPDPLARECGIIFAGYPNSRVAPFELDSGLKVLHSEEGFLEVQLPETTVPLRILLTPYANEYRLKTCLGVENSEDELRKVLQEKWESMAEQYCDETGVNILVSHLFMIRKGDELPEEPEDEKPILHVGGAQAVYSENISSKIQYTALGHLHRMHRVDNDSNPVYYSGSPLSYSFAEANQKKYVLLIDVEPGQTAKVREIELSSGKRLLRKRAEGMEDALQWLSENQDALVELTLVTETYLNATDRKQLNKTHAGIVSIIPEVTNPDNLGGSQQKKIDLSRSMEELFCDYFRHEKGQDPNDEIKRLFTEILAEEEQ; encoded by the coding sequence ATGAAAATACTACATACATCCGACTGGCATTTAGGTAAACGACTCGATGATTTTTCCAGACTAGAAGAACAACAAGCTGTTTTGCAGGAAATTTGTGAAATTGCGGACAATGAACAAGTCGATGCTGTGTTGGTGGCTGGCGATTTATTCGATACTTTTAATCCTCCAACAGAGGCAGTCGATTTACTATACAAAACGCTAAAGCGCTTAACCAACAATGGTCGCCGTTCGGTAATTGCCATTGCCGGCAACCACGACTCGCCCGACCGCATTGAGGCACCTGATCCACTGGCCCGCGAGTGCGGGATAATTTTTGCCGGTTATCCAAATTCCCGTGTAGCTCCGTTTGAACTCGACTCCGGGCTAAAAGTACTGCATAGCGAAGAAGGCTTTCTGGAAGTGCAGCTTCCTGAAACTACTGTTCCGTTACGAATACTGCTTACACCTTATGCCAACGAATACCGTCTAAAAACCTGCTTAGGAGTGGAAAACAGCGAAGACGAATTACGAAAAGTCCTTCAGGAAAAATGGGAAAGTATGGCAGAACAATATTGCGATGAAACGGGTGTAAATATCCTGGTTTCACATCTTTTTATGATCAGAAAAGGAGATGAATTGCCAGAGGAACCCGAAGATGAAAAACCAATTTTGCATGTAGGAGGAGCGCAGGCGGTTTATTCCGAAAATATTTCTTCGAAAATACAGTACACTGCATTGGGGCATCTTCACCGGATGCATCGTGTCGATAATGATTCCAATCCGGTTTATTACAGCGGCAGTCCTCTATCATACAGTTTTGCTGAAGCCAATCAGAAAAAGTACGTTTTGTTGATTGATGTCGAACCAGGACAGACCGCAAAAGTCAGAGAAATAGAATTAAGTAGTGGAAAGCGATTGTTACGAAAACGTGCAGAAGGTATGGAAGACGCCTTGCAATGGTTGTCCGAAAACCAGGATGCTTTAGTGGAATTAACATTGGTCACAGAAACATACCTGAATGCTACAGACCGCAAACAGTTAAATAAAACTCATGCCGGAATAGTTTCAATTATTCCCGAAGTAACAAATCCTGATAATCTGGGTGGTAGTCAGCAAAAAAAGATTGATTTGAGTCGCAGCATGGAAGAACTTTTTTGCGATTATTTCAGGCACGAAAAGGGACAGGATCCGAACGATGAGATCAAGCGTTTATTCACGGAAATTTTAGCTGAAGAGGAACAATGA
- a CDS encoding UvrD-helicase domain-containing protein, which yields MDSKITALEQVFNCIRKEQNFVLQGGAGSGKTESLKRVIEHISKNYPGKKIACITHTNLAVDEIKSRVDDDYTICTIHSFLNDLIKDYKKNLHEVIGDIFKLKKVDNTEHKDYKKCYEKYASLLHSVLKETVPKVVGKREYDKSAVEYNNDLNTNIENLNNEIERLIKEHDYNEVRYNETRFDRFKDLSFGHDSLLQIASFLFERYPLLSKILQDKYDFIFVDEYQDTNNAIVDIFLNKIPSDSKTIIGLFGDSMQGIYDDGIGYVEEYIANGLLKKVEKEDNYRCSEQVIEFINQLRDDGLKQEVAFKTKNGEVETKLDRQGAVKLYYSIYDGSRTASGNPQNKEEYLQHLNSVIKHVDDNNNGYKKLMLTNKSIASEVGFENLYNVFNDRYVDVKEEIEKDLTRLQLLDLAELSKAYSRKDYNFIITELKKAGFLITTIEDKKKISSILDKIVASKHGAIELLELAFENRLLKKSDSYSSYIDRKDSFLTDIKDDEFYPTFKSYYEGGQNTFTKMAKEVDGLNEEVFKEFQRLYKKERFYNDLFSSKIKFKEILNYFSYLNEETNYITMHKTKGSGIENVMVVLDEYFWYQKYKFKTIFDESEINTSKRLYNQKLFYVACSRAIDNLICIRLIAPDEKDDLLGYFSNHEEIKI from the coding sequence ATGGATAGCAAAATAACAGCATTAGAGCAAGTATTTAACTGTATAAGGAAAGAGCAAAATTTTGTTCTTCAAGGTGGTGCTGGTAGTGGTAAGACTGAATCCCTTAAACGTGTAATTGAGCATATATCAAAAAACTACCCCGGAAAAAAGATTGCTTGTATTACACATACCAATTTAGCGGTTGATGAAATTAAGTCTAGGGTTGATGATGATTATACCATCTGTACAATTCACTCTTTCTTAAACGACTTAATAAAAGATTACAAGAAAAATCTTCATGAGGTTATTGGTGATATCTTCAAACTTAAAAAAGTCGATAATACAGAGCATAAGGATTATAAAAAGTGCTATGAAAAATATGCTTCATTATTGCATTCTGTGTTGAAAGAAACAGTACCAAAGGTAGTTGGTAAAAGAGAGTACGACAAAAGTGCAGTAGAGTATAATAATGATTTAAACACCAATATTGAAAATCTAAATAATGAGATTGAACGCCTTATAAAAGAACACGATTATAATGAAGTAAGGTACAATGAAACTCGGTTTGATCGTTTTAAGGATTTATCATTTGGGCATGATAGCTTATTGCAAATTGCATCCTTTTTATTTGAAAGATATCCTTTGCTATCCAAAATATTACAAGATAAATACGATTTTATTTTTGTAGATGAATACCAGGATACAAATAATGCTATTGTTGATATTTTCCTTAATAAAATTCCTTCTGATAGTAAAACTATAATTGGACTTTTTGGTGATTCAATGCAGGGTATTTATGATGATGGAATTGGATATGTTGAAGAATATATTGCAAATGGATTGCTTAAAAAAGTTGAAAAGGAAGATAATTATAGGTGTTCAGAACAGGTTATTGAATTTATAAATCAACTTCGCGATGATGGCTTAAAACAAGAAGTAGCTTTTAAAACAAAGAATGGCGAAGTAGAAACAAAATTAGATAGACAAGGTGCAGTTAAGCTTTATTATTCCATTTATGACGGCTCAAGAACCGCAAGTGGTAATCCTCAGAATAAAGAGGAATATTTACAACATCTAAATTCTGTAATTAAGCATGTAGATGATAACAATAACGGTTATAAAAAGCTAATGCTTACAAATAAGTCCATAGCCAGCGAAGTAGGCTTTGAAAATCTATATAATGTATTCAATGACAGATATGTTGATGTTAAGGAAGAAATTGAAAAAGATTTAACTAGACTTCAACTCTTAGATTTAGCAGAATTATCCAAAGCGTATTCAAGAAAGGATTATAATTTCATTATTACTGAACTGAAAAAAGCTGGATTTCTGATAACTACCATTGAGGATAAAAAGAAAATCAGTTCTATTCTTGATAAAATAGTAGCTTCCAAACATGGAGCAATTGAACTTTTGGAACTTGCTTTTGAAAATAGACTTCTTAAAAAGTCGGATTCATATAGTTCATACATTGATAGAAAAGATTCATTCTTGACTGATATTAAGGATGATGAGTTTTATCCAACTTTTAAAAGTTATTATGAAGGTGGACAAAACACATTTACCAAAATGGCGAAAGAAGTCGATGGATTAAACGAAGAAGTATTTAAAGAATTCCAAAGGTTATATAAGAAAGAAAGATTCTACAATGATTTGTTTTCTAGTAAGATAAAGTTTAAAGAGATTTTAAACTATTTCTCTTATTTGAATGAAGAAACAAACTACATAACCATGCACAAAACAAAAGGGTCGGGTATTGAAAATGTTATGGTTGTGTTAGATGAATATTTTTGGTATCAGAAGTATAAGTTTAAAACAATCTTTGATGAAAGTGAAATTAACACTTCTAAGAGGTTGTACAATCAAAAGTTATTCTATGTTGCATGTTCAAGAGCTATTGATAACTTAATCTGCATTAGACTTATTGCTCCTGATGAAAAAGATGATTTGTTAGGTTATTTTTCGAACCATGAAGAAATAAAAATATAG
- a CDS encoding AAA family ATPase produces the protein MIPVQLTIQGLYSYQEKQTIDFTKLTAANLFGIFGTVGSGKSSILEAITFAIYGRTDRLNLSGDNRYYNMMNLKSNELLIDFVFETGKEQTAYRATVKGKRNGKNFEDVKALDRSAYEKKGKEWIPIATADLEQAIGLSYDNFKRTIIIPQGQFQEFLQLGNKDRTQMMKELFNLGKFEFYYKVTSLESKNNAQKQTLEGQLQQLGAVDPEQLKVFKSQLEQLENELKEQNAKLAEYQKSEEDLRKLQDLAKRKSEAEKAYKSLQEQEPEIKQLEQKVSRFEQCVVQFKHLVDGLKSINEKVLAREKQIKQDEVKLKLQDDELGSLNRKLEVLKPAYEKREELKQKAEELARLVQIKTLEQTILKESERLEKGTQVCNETEKKLEQLRTQKQELEGLVKVSKEKMPDLELLSSVKTWYTEKHFLEKELPGTQKELAENEKATSSLQNSVAKLLEEAGLTQLPEIEYSNILQILKDKTGKAKERQKALNEQESHIRVKEQLKAYSENLEEGAPCPLCGSVHHPDVLKTEDLNDTLLKLSAEKQASEKDLEQLSDWISRINLLNKQQEMIHQQKNSLLQKQKAQQERIEAHAKKFTWEKYRVETELEKAFQEARRIQGELKNQDDLLEKLGKDIDKKGNDFKRFQVEVDKIRTVLTVQQTELKTLEKQLLLIKAETYQEVKIEQIEAEKSKLQKEHSQLEKSFSEITQQITEKSKLRDTLFGSVQAGKKELEQEKQSLEKLKLQTKEQLEKSMYNSIDEVTAILSEQFYPDQEKQRIAHFKDQFLRAKSLLEQLQKDIGERVYDKEAHQKLNAEIASLKEQLVRKNQEQGKIAEQLKKLQKDLESQAALQKELEKLELRAENLKTMKSLFKASGFVNYISSVYLQNLCNAANDRFFQLTRQKLSLEITPDNNFQVRDFMNGGKIRSVKTLSGGQTFQAALSLALALADNIQKITESNQNFFFLDEGFGSLDKESLGVVFDTLKTLRKENRIVGVISHVEEMQQEIDVHLRIDNQEERGSQIWTSWME, from the coding sequence ATGATACCCGTACAACTTACCATACAAGGTTTGTATTCCTACCAGGAAAAACAAACCATCGACTTTACAAAACTAACAGCCGCAAACCTGTTTGGGATCTTCGGAACTGTAGGTAGTGGAAAGTCCTCCATTTTGGAAGCCATTACCTTTGCCATTTATGGCCGGACTGACCGGCTAAATCTTTCAGGTGACAATCGTTACTACAACATGATGAACCTGAAATCGAATGAACTACTCATCGATTTTGTATTTGAAACAGGCAAGGAACAAACGGCCTATCGGGCAACGGTAAAAGGTAAACGCAACGGTAAAAACTTTGAAGATGTAAAAGCGCTGGACCGTTCGGCTTACGAGAAAAAAGGGAAAGAGTGGATTCCCATCGCAACGGCTGACCTGGAACAGGCAATTGGTTTAAGTTACGACAACTTTAAACGTACGATTATCATCCCGCAGGGACAGTTTCAGGAGTTTTTACAATTGGGAAATAAAGATCGAACTCAAATGATGAAGGAACTTTTCAACCTCGGGAAGTTCGAGTTTTATTATAAGGTAACTTCGCTCGAAAGTAAAAATAATGCACAAAAGCAGACCCTCGAAGGTCAGTTACAGCAATTAGGAGCTGTTGATCCTGAACAATTGAAAGTATTCAAATCTCAACTGGAGCAACTTGAGAATGAACTCAAAGAACAGAATGCAAAACTTGCTGAATATCAGAAGTCCGAAGAAGACCTTCGGAAACTTCAGGACCTGGCAAAACGAAAATCAGAAGCTGAAAAAGCATACAAATCGTTGCAGGAACAAGAGCCGGAAATTAAGCAGTTGGAACAAAAAGTTTCCCGTTTCGAACAGTGTGTGGTTCAGTTTAAACATTTGGTGGATGGATTAAAATCGATTAATGAAAAAGTGCTGGCCCGCGAAAAACAGATTAAGCAGGATGAGGTAAAACTGAAGTTGCAGGATGATGAACTCGGAAGCTTAAACCGAAAACTTGAGGTACTTAAGCCGGCTTATGAAAAAAGAGAAGAGTTGAAACAGAAGGCTGAGGAACTTGCCCGATTGGTTCAGATAAAAACCCTGGAACAAACTATTTTAAAAGAAAGTGAACGGTTAGAGAAAGGAACTCAGGTTTGTAACGAAACTGAAAAAAAATTGGAACAACTAAGGACTCAGAAACAGGAGTTGGAAGGACTGGTCAAAGTTTCGAAAGAGAAAATGCCCGATTTGGAACTCTTGTCAAGCGTGAAAACCTGGTACACCGAGAAACACTTTCTCGAAAAGGAACTTCCGGGAACTCAAAAGGAGTTGGCAGAAAATGAAAAAGCAACTTCAAGTCTGCAAAATTCCGTGGCCAAACTACTGGAAGAAGCTGGCCTCACACAACTACCGGAAATTGAATATTCCAATATCCTTCAAATCTTAAAGGATAAAACGGGAAAAGCAAAGGAAAGGCAGAAAGCACTGAATGAGCAGGAAAGTCATATACGTGTGAAAGAACAGTTGAAAGCTTATTCTGAAAACCTGGAAGAAGGAGCGCCATGTCCGCTTTGTGGTTCGGTACATCATCCCGATGTATTGAAAACTGAAGACCTGAATGATACGCTGTTGAAACTTTCGGCAGAAAAACAGGCAAGCGAAAAAGATCTGGAACAGCTTTCGGATTGGATAAGCCGTATAAATCTGCTCAATAAACAGCAAGAGATGATTCATCAGCAGAAAAACTCTTTGTTGCAAAAACAAAAGGCTCAGCAGGAAAGAATTGAGGCTCATGCAAAGAAATTTACCTGGGAGAAATATCGCGTGGAAACCGAACTGGAAAAGGCGTTTCAGGAAGCAAGACGTATTCAGGGCGAATTGAAAAACCAGGATGATTTACTGGAGAAGTTAGGGAAGGATATTGATAAGAAAGGGAATGATTTTAAACGGTTTCAGGTGGAAGTCGATAAGATCAGAACCGTTTTAACCGTACAGCAAACTGAACTAAAAACGCTGGAAAAGCAACTGCTGTTGATAAAAGCCGAAACTTATCAGGAAGTTAAAATTGAACAGATTGAAGCAGAAAAAAGTAAGCTGCAGAAGGAACATAGCCAGCTGGAAAAATCTTTTTCCGAAATAACTCAGCAGATAACGGAGAAAAGCAAACTGCGCGACACCTTGTTTGGTTCGGTACAGGCCGGCAAAAAGGAACTGGAGCAGGAAAAACAAAGCCTGGAGAAGCTGAAACTGCAAACAAAGGAACAGCTGGAGAAATCGATGTATAATTCCATCGATGAGGTTACGGCGATTTTGTCGGAACAGTTTTATCCGGATCAGGAAAAACAACGAATAGCGCATTTTAAAGATCAGTTTTTACGTGCGAAGTCGTTGCTGGAACAATTACAGAAAGACATCGGCGAACGTGTATATGATAAGGAAGCACATCAGAAATTGAACGCAGAGATTGCTTCGTTAAAGGAACAGCTTGTTCGGAAGAACCAGGAGCAGGGGAAAATTGCTGAACAGTTGAAAAAACTACAAAAAGATTTGGAAAGCCAGGCTGCTCTTCAGAAAGAACTGGAAAAACTGGAGTTGCGGGCAGAGAATCTGAAAACGATGAAATCGTTGTTCAAAGCCAGTGGTTTTGTTAATTATATCTCGTCGGTTTATTTGCAAAATTTATGCAATGCTGCCAACGACCGTTTCTTTCAGCTTACGCGACAAAAGCTGAGTCTGGAAATCACTCCCGACAATAATTTCCAGGTACGCGATTTTATGAATGGAGGAAAAATCAGAAGTGTAAAAACGCTTTCCGGCGGACAGACATTTCAGGCAGCCTTGTCTCTGGCTTTAGCCTTGGCCGACAACATTCAGAAAATTACCGAATCGAATCAAAACTTTTTTTTCCTTGACGAAGGATTTGGTTCCCTGGACAAAGAATCGCTGGGAGTTGTTTTCGATACGCTAAAAACACTGCGCAAAGAAAATCGCATTGTTGGCGTGATTTCGCATGTTGAAGAAATGCAGCAGGAAATTGATGTTCACCTTCGAATAGATAATCAAGAGGAGCGTGGAAGCCAAATTTGGACAAGTTGGATGGAGTAA